A single window of Eucalyptus grandis isolate ANBG69807.140 chromosome 1, ASM1654582v1, whole genome shotgun sequence DNA harbors:
- the LOC104454640 gene encoding uncharacterized protein LOC104454640, whose protein sequence is MGRQGADPSPTVASSSIALLQERFRELQRVKQRREERELMRLSLEPDLAAAPARNPDRQAKFGLQPGISSSSSSAQDYCSLSLGLGAHANGDIAGSGVVKTDPRLGLWPGNDRPAISGTSKGFESPDVDTSLHL, encoded by the coding sequence ATGGGCAGGCAAGGCGCCGATCCTAGCCCCACGGTCGCGAGCTCTTCCATCGCCCTGCTGCAAGAGAGGTTCAGGGAGCTGCAGCGAGTGAAGcagagaagggaagagagagagctgaTGAGACTGTCGCTCGAGCCGGACCTGGCGGCAGCTCCTGCCAGGAACCCGGATCGTCAGGCCAAGTTTGGTCTCCAACCCGGCATCAGTTCAAGTTCTTCTTCCGCTCAGGATTATTGCTCTCTCTCGCTCGGCCTCGGGGCTCATGCCAACGGCGACATAGCCGGTTCGGGAGTAGTGAAGACCGACCCTAGGTTGGGCTTATGGCCTGGCAACGATAGACCGGCAATTTCAGGAACATCGAAAGGTTTCGAGAGCCCTGATGTGGATACGTCCCTCCATCTGTAG